A stretch of DNA from Brachyhypopomus gauderio isolate BG-103 chromosome 7, BGAUD_0.2, whole genome shotgun sequence:
GATCAGACCTGAATCTCTACACATGCTGCTTCTTTCTACTGGCTTCACCACTGCTTCACCACTTCCTgttctgaacacacaccacGATCAAgactagggatgtcccgatccagctttttgaacttccgatccgataccgatatttatttgcacttccgatccgataccgatatcggccgataccggcctatccgagcatgtattaaagtttaaagttatttagccaacttactttgttgtcaaactcatgttgaaaagcgttttactcttgataacaagtagccagctgaattaggtgtgtttgaataatacacaatggttggtaaggagaaactgacctgtttatttagcaattaataaactcaaaatagacaaaatattaaataacaaacagaaatagcatcagtaaaccaaggattaaaaagccacaagtgcaaataatagtgtaaattatatttaaaaaaaaacacacaacctgagtggaaaatagtctattattaacattaacattaacatccatcagtgctcttgaacaagtgtaaaccaaagcttaaaaaaaaatccgtgcacatatcgtaaactagttaaaagcaaaatgccttctactccacactttgctgctccatccccatctatacactcccttcaattcaaacgtttctgccagtgttagttgtgtaggacctttctttttgtcttcggttttcattagaaactcgtcatgttgtttatggtggtatttcgctaaatgcttgattagattggtggtattaaaagttcttacagctttaccacaacgcttgactttactgtggcatatgttcagtgccgtttcaaggtatttgggggccccaagcaaagacaccaaccggggcccccccaacctccacaccagaaatctcatgcccaaacccccttccggccaaaaaaaaaaacatctggcCGCGGTCcaccttcaagaaccacagcatatacacctcaaactaactactttacaaatttactacttgtagctgaacatagcagatttaagtatgggattacccgggacgtatatattgtttttagcctacccgctgctaaattacaccatttgtacaggtaggcctaatttatccagtgtaaatcatcacttaccactgtcttgtgttttttttaggggtgggcatagattaatttttttaatctagattaatctcactgaaatcttgaaattaatctagattaatctatattaaaatggctcatatgtgtgctacccaagtaataactaaaagtcagcttttgagatagggtttcttaatacagagggtgcattagaccaggggctcatctcttgtttccaaaatgcatcaatgactgcttgaggaagctgttctactttgatacttgaagaaaaaaaacatgctcaataaaatgtaggctactcgtgttcaacggtttattcagttaaacatgaatttgtaagcctacatactgtacattaaaaggggttgataacatgtttattcagctaaacatgatatttgaaatgtaagccaacatttagtacatttaacctcacggacataatttgggggggactttttcaaaagccggtttggtcctctgcagttttaacggttaaaaagaaatatttaaatagcgacgaatctagcgctaggaccatgcagaaaacgaccgctccgagctccgctccggtaatattttacgttcctaaaaatgaattttccatgaagcaaacctagcgacttcgtggctgcatccatgtaaacacacgtacgatttttaattcacaggtttgaaaactcgttcttgcccctactgtgcaatttggttaggaatacagccgagctaaactgtcaagttgaaagtcatcatagtttgcttacccatttagtagatagattaacggcgataatttttatatcgcccgataagagtatcaaattaacgaacgccgttaacggcccaccactagtttttttgtgttcctcttccttcttttgttttctcttttggcttcctgatggataaattcgcttcatggttaagtttcatatttgccggcgtctaaaacttggctgtctgccaggacagtctgcctgccttcagcagctggtgggaggggcccccttgagggggattctgagaacagtgtcattgctcatgactttgagaatgtaaaggggggctcacacagtttgtcgctgcatttaattcttaacctgttgttgtctgggggccccaggccagcttggggccccaagcaattgcctggtttgcctgccccatcgcgacgggcctgcatatgttgcactctacctcttcgtctttgtcatcctttaaggtaaaataatcccacacaacccggtccgagatgccacggagctaaattggggcagaaactacgctcgtgtgctgaaggtgtgctggaaaatgcggaccggattttactctcactagcaaaaactggaatggattatctaaatgggtacGCAGGAAAACCTGGATCGGACttaaaaactggatcgggagtctggatcaccattttctcgtgtctgccgatccgataccgatacgcattttttgctaatatcggacAACCCTAATCAAGACCTGTTACACTAATGGCAACACTGTTTAAAAAGGCACCAACAGAGGAGTGAAGGGCGAAATCAGTCTTAATGAGCAACTTTTGTTTAGTTACTAATTAATATAATAGTAATTATTCAAATGAATATATCATAGACTGATAAACTGAGACTGTTTTCCGGTCCTTGAGACCTGGGTGTACATACTTTGTTCCTAAATTACAATCTAAATTTGAATGAATCCAAATCAATTCTGACaattaactgtaaataatgaGCATGCAATTGTAAATTATTCAAATAAATTCTGTAGATCAGCTGGGTGAGTTTTACAGTTACAATTATACAGTTAAACGTCACTGTATGGTACTGACTGTGGCAGTTACAGTACACGTCACTGTATGGCTTTAGTGCAATTTacactttacatttacatttggcaTATATGTCTAGTACACAGTCACAAACAGGTGACACCAGAAacaattaatatttatttacacCAACACATTTGAGATTTGCTACATTCTTGGTACAAAAGCACCTTTCCATCATTACTGAGCTGTTGTGGTTCACATTTagcttttgtttatttgttttcccATCTTGTGGCTCCACACTGTAGAGATGGAGACTTTACACTGTAGAGATGGAGATTGTACACTGTAAAGATGGAGATTTTACACTTTACAAATGTTGCACAAGCTGCCCCAGTGTGACCATGGTGCACTTGTAAACAGGCTACAGTGTTTTCATTCTGCTACACAGCTTATTCCACGTTTGGTAATCAAACTACAGTGCAATGACATCACTACAACGACTACATGCTACGGTATGAACAAGGCATATTAGTGCAAACAATGCTAGAACATTAATCAGACTCATTCATAATACCCAAAATTGTGCTCATTGTTGGTTTATAAATTCATTACTCGAATGCAACATGGcaacaacagcaaaaacaaAATTTCAAAttaccattttttttttaattctcaGAAAAAGTTTTGTTTTAGGCGCAAAATGTTTATGAAGCAGGAAATTTGTCTAACTGAacaccattacacacatacaatgATTTTATTGATGCTCACTGTGACTGGAGAGGGCAGATATTTAGATTACGCAATATTTACGCAACACTGCCAGACATAAATGTCCCATGTGTGCTAACACACCTCTAGTGTAGTACAGGGCAGATCATTAGGTGAATATTAGGTGTCGGACCGGGCTGCACCGGCTAGATAATGGATATGGATCAGTCAGACTTCAGGCACTGCCTCATCCATCCACTTCAAATAGGATAAACTTCCACCTTCCACAGGAAAACTGAGGATTTCTGGAATGTCATACGGGTGTATAGTTCTAATGGAAAACAGCAATTAGTATGAGAACATATCAGCATAATTTACATTATTGGGGCCTGACACAAAATGACTGTTATCAGTGACGGAATTAAACTACAGGAATTTAAAATGACTTACTTTACATAGTCGGTGAGTTTCTGAATGACGGACGTTCTGGTCCTCACAAGCTGTAGGAGAAAGCTTTACTGAACGTCTTCATACCCGTTCAGTACTCACTGAGCATGTCAAACAAGTAACATTCCCTCTGAACGTTTAAGAATTCAACTGAGCAGTTTTTTAAAGTCTACATACCAGCAGTATTTCTGAGGTATCTTGAATTTCTCCCTTCCAGTAGTACCTGATAAgcaagatattgtatgagacaTGTTCACAATGTATCCAAGAAATCAATTAACTACCTCAGCTGGCTGTATAACATGTGTTTAACCAAGTTTGCTACTTTTGCTAGATGGTATTTAGCCATGTTAAatgccagaggtgggaccaagtcagtgttttgcaagtctcaagtaagtccaagtctttatacctcaagtcccaagtcaagtctcaagcaaagacactcaagtcaagtcaagtctcgagtcaagacaggcaatagtcaagtcaagtcccaagtctgaaacttggaatttcaagtcctttcgagtcttttttttttttttactaatgttgcaggtatattttaaattttaaatgta
This window harbors:
- the LOC143518608 gene encoding protein CutA homolog isoform X2 — its product is MRTLSVFDVWLLQLFAGPPEPYRGGHIMEKRMAACVNILPRTSTMYYWKGEIQDTSEILLLVRTRTSVIQKLTDYVKTIHPYDIPEILSFPVEGGSLSYLKWMDEAVPEV